One window from the genome of Kaistella carnis encodes:
- a CDS encoding peptidylprolyl isomerase: protein MAILGEIRNRPWLLMGIIAVAMLAFVVNPDSLEKLFGAKPGVYGKVNGDEITKEDYDDQLFMLQQQAQQQGQPTKGLEEQAWQLMVQSKLIKQQFDKMGLTLTEDMFWNQLQFDPMFAQNKENFDDKGNFKVQEIKSQVEQMKGTNIEVYNNWLKTRKSIEYRMMARQLFANVSTGITASKKEVEEIMKQRDQLADIDFVKVDYAAYAQKNPVKVTTKDLAEYIKAHPIMFKREASRNIGLVYFPAAPSASDDAAAQAEINKLFSVGSEMSGGKESFQNTTNDSMFIALNSDLPFNPQYFPANQLPAAIADKVATASIGTTFGPYKEQNFYVVSKLIDKKPSDSTLSRHILVSYKGNQAGENETRTKEQAKKLADSIGAVIKANPGKFAEFLKYSADPSSAAQGGSVGWTTPATPFVPEYLSFLANNGKGATGVVETQYGYHIINIEDKKAGTMAYKVANLVKTIKASDKTETEVYTKATKFIQQVQGKSFNDFANIAKKNNYNFSNPKEVGRFQGQLPGLGTDKDDEIIGWAFDKKRKKGDTDIFAVEGTGDRIVAYVNGIQDAGTADPEAVRDQVEPLVKNKLIAKQIVDKINAAKATSLDQVAKMFAATKQSAKVNMLNPQVNGAMEPRVAGAAFGVAKNKLSNPVEGMTGVYVVLKKSETINKQPGDIKQMVEAITGQNSQQFGQSFLKSLQDNADIKDYRIELYNQASQQ, encoded by the coding sequence ATGGCAATTTTAGGAGAAATAAGAAACAGACCTTGGCTTTTGATGGGGATTATTGCAGTAGCAATGTTGGCTTTCGTAGTCAACCCAGACAGTCTCGAGAAATTATTCGGGGCGAAACCGGGCGTTTATGGTAAAGTGAACGGAGACGAGATCACCAAAGAAGATTATGATGATCAACTTTTCATGCTTCAGCAACAGGCTCAGCAGCAAGGCCAACCTACCAAAGGTTTGGAAGAGCAGGCTTGGCAGTTGATGGTACAATCAAAATTGATCAAGCAACAGTTTGATAAAATGGGACTTACCTTAACTGAGGATATGTTCTGGAATCAATTACAGTTTGATCCTATGTTTGCGCAGAATAAAGAAAACTTCGATGATAAAGGAAATTTCAAAGTTCAAGAGATTAAAAGTCAAGTTGAGCAAATGAAAGGAACCAACATTGAAGTGTACAACAACTGGTTGAAAACAAGAAAATCGATTGAGTACAGAATGATGGCAAGACAGCTTTTTGCTAATGTATCAACCGGAATCACTGCCAGCAAAAAAGAGGTAGAGGAGATCATGAAGCAAAGAGATCAACTTGCTGATATTGATTTTGTGAAAGTAGATTATGCCGCATACGCTCAAAAAAATCCAGTGAAAGTAACCACAAAGGATTTGGCTGAATATATAAAGGCGCATCCAATTATGTTTAAAAGAGAGGCAAGTAGGAATATAGGACTTGTTTATTTCCCAGCTGCACCAAGTGCGTCAGATGATGCTGCTGCACAGGCAGAAATCAATAAATTATTTTCTGTTGGAAGTGAAATGAGTGGTGGTAAAGAAAGCTTTCAGAATACAACGAACGATTCTATGTTCATTGCTCTAAATTCTGATTTGCCTTTTAACCCACAATATTTCCCGGCAAATCAATTGCCGGCAGCGATTGCAGATAAAGTAGCAACGGCAAGTATAGGAACTACTTTTGGTCCGTATAAAGAACAAAACTTCTATGTGGTTTCTAAATTAATAGATAAGAAACCTTCAGATTCTACCTTGTCCCGTCATATTTTGGTGAGTTATAAAGGAAACCAAGCGGGTGAGAATGAAACAAGAACAAAAGAACAGGCTAAAAAATTAGCAGATTCAATTGGTGCAGTTATAAAAGCCAATCCAGGGAAATTTGCTGAATTCTTGAAGTATTCAGCTGACCCAAGTTCTGCTGCCCAAGGAGGTAGCGTAGGTTGGACGACGCCTGCAACTCCATTTGTACCAGAATATTTAAGCTTCCTTGCCAATAACGGAAAAGGAGCAACAGGAGTAGTAGAAACACAATATGGATATCATATCATCAATATTGAAGATAAAAAAGCCGGAACTATGGCTTATAAAGTGGCCAACTTGGTGAAAACCATCAAAGCTTCTGATAAAACAGAAACCGAAGTTTACACGAAAGCAACGAAATTTATTCAACAGGTTCAAGGGAAAAGCTTTAATGATTTTGCCAACATTGCGAAGAAAAATAATTATAATTTCTCTAACCCGAAAGAAGTCGGAAGATTCCAGGGCCAGTTGCCAGGTTTAGGAACTGACAAAGACGATGAAATCATCGGATGGGCTTTCGACAAAAAAAGAAAGAAAGGAGATACTGATATTTTCGCGGTTGAAGGTACTGGAGACCGAATCGTAGCTTACGTAAACGGTATTCAGGATGCAGGAACTGCAGATCCTGAAGCAGTGAGAGATCAGGTTGAGCCACTTGTGAAAAATAAGTTGATCGCAAAACAGATCGTAGATAAGATAAATGCTGCAAAAGCAACGAGCTTAGATCAGGTTGCAAAAATGTTTGCTGCAACAAAGCAATCTGCAAAGGTAAATATGTTGAATCCACAGGTAAACGGCGCAATGGAGCCGAGAGTAGCCGGTGCAGCGTTTGGTGTTGCTAAAAACAAACTCTCAAATCCTGTTGAAGGAATGACGGGAGTTTACGTAGTATTGAAAAAATCTGAAACCATCAACAAACAGCCAGGTGATATTAAGCAAATGGTAGAAGCAATTACGGGTCAAAATTCTCAGCAGTTTGGGCAGTCATTCTTAAAAAGCTTGCAAGATAATGCCGATATCAAAGATTATAGAATCGAACTTTATAATCAGGCGAGTCAGCAATAA
- the serS gene encoding serine--tRNA ligase, whose protein sequence is MLQVNFLRENKERVLEGLHKRNFKNINLVDEAISVDEDRKKIQFELDQNLAAMNKISKEIGILMKEGKKEEAEAAKSKTSEFKENAQDLQQKLKDLEARLLQILYQIPNIPYEKVKAGSTADDNEIIYQSHDVEGLGEGAIPHWELAKKYNLIDFELGVKIAGAGFPVYFGKGARLQRALVQYFLDKNVDAGYLEVNPPHVANEASGYGTGQLPDKEGQMYYINEDNLYLIPTAEVPVTNLYRDVLLDEKDLPIKNTAFSQCYRREAGSYGAHVRGLNRLHQFEKVEIVRIEKPENSYAVLEEMVNHIKEILTDLELPYRVLRLCGGDTGFAAAMTYDFEVWSAAQEKWLEVSSVSNFETFQANRLKCRFKSEGKTQLVHTLNGSAMALPRIMAALLENNQTEDGIKLPSKIAEYAKFDLIN, encoded by the coding sequence ATGTTACAAGTTAATTTTTTGCGCGAAAATAAAGAACGCGTTTTAGAAGGTTTACATAAAAGAAATTTCAAAAATATCAATTTGGTTGATGAGGCCATTTCTGTAGATGAAGACCGTAAAAAAATTCAGTTTGAACTCGATCAGAATTTAGCGGCGATGAATAAGATTTCGAAAGAAATCGGAATTCTGATGAAGGAAGGAAAGAAAGAGGAAGCTGAAGCTGCAAAATCTAAAACCTCTGAGTTTAAAGAGAATGCACAGGATCTTCAACAAAAATTAAAGGATTTAGAGGCAAGACTTCTACAGATTTTATATCAAATTCCTAATATCCCTTACGAAAAGGTAAAAGCCGGAAGTACCGCTGACGATAATGAAATTATTTATCAGTCGCATGATGTGGAAGGTTTAGGCGAAGGTGCAATCCCACACTGGGAACTTGCGAAAAAATACAATCTGATCGATTTTGAATTGGGTGTAAAGATCGCGGGTGCAGGTTTTCCTGTGTATTTCGGCAAAGGAGCAAGGCTTCAGCGTGCATTGGTTCAGTATTTTTTAGATAAAAATGTTGACGCCGGTTATTTGGAAGTTAATCCCCCACACGTTGCCAATGAAGCTTCAGGTTATGGAACCGGTCAACTGCCTGATAAAGAAGGGCAGATGTACTACATTAACGAGGACAATCTATATTTAATTCCGACCGCCGAAGTTCCGGTGACTAATTTATACCGCGATGTTTTATTGGATGAAAAAGATCTGCCTATTAAAAACACGGCATTTTCCCAATGTTATCGTCGGGAAGCGGGAAGTTATGGAGCACATGTTCGTGGCTTAAACCGTCTTCATCAGTTTGAAAAGGTAGAAATTGTGCGCATTGAAAAACCGGAGAATTCTTATGCTGTTTTGGAAGAAATGGTGAATCATATCAAAGAAATTTTAACAGATCTGGAACTTCCTTACCGTGTTTTGAGACTTTGTGGTGGCGATACTGGTTTTGCAGCAGCCATGACTTACGATTTCGAAGTTTGGAGTGCAGCACAGGAGAAATGGTTAGAAGTTTCTTCCGTATCAAATTTTGAAACTTTCCAGGCCAACCGTTTAAAATGCAGATTTAAAAGCGAGGGTAAAACACAATTGGTTCATACCTTAAATGGTTCTGCTATGGCTTTGCCGCGTATTATGGCAGCGCTTCTGGAGAATAATCAAACTGAAGATGGAATTAAATTACCGTCTAAAATTGCAGAATACGCGAAATTTGATTTAATTAATTAA
- a CDS encoding (Fe-S)-binding protein: MDFTIKTMAEYAAEGKAPEVLFFVGCAGSFDDRAKKITKAFCKILNKVGIEFAVLGQEESCNGDPAKRAGNEFVFQMMALTNIEIMNAYEVKKIVTTCPHCFNIIKNEYPGLGGNYEVLHHTQFLRKLMEEGRLKIEGGTFKGKRITFHDPCYLGRANGEYEAPRQLLEKLDAELVEMKRCKSNGLCCGAGGAQMFKEPEPGNKDINIERTEEALSEKPNIIATGCPFCNTMMTDGVKHFNNNEVTVKDIAELLAEAEDL; encoded by the coding sequence ATGGATTTCACTATAAAGACAATGGCAGAATATGCCGCCGAAGGAAAAGCTCCGGAAGTATTATTTTTTGTAGGATGCGCCGGAAGTTTCGACGACAGAGCAAAAAAAATAACCAAAGCTTTCTGCAAAATTTTAAATAAAGTAGGCATCGAATTCGCCGTTTTAGGTCAGGAGGAATCCTGCAACGGAGATCCTGCAAAACGTGCCGGAAACGAATTTGTCTTCCAAATGATGGCACTTACGAATATTGAAATCATGAATGCTTATGAAGTCAAGAAAATCGTTACTACTTGCCCGCATTGTTTCAATATCATCAAAAATGAATATCCGGGATTAGGTGGTAATTATGAAGTTCTTCACCATACCCAGTTTCTTCGAAAATTGATGGAAGAAGGTCGCCTTAAAATTGAAGGCGGAACTTTCAAAGGCAAGCGAATTACCTTCCACGACCCGTGTTATTTAGGTAGAGCCAATGGAGAATATGAAGCGCCCAGACAGCTTCTTGAAAAACTGGATGCCGAATTGGTCGAAATGAAACGTTGTAAATCCAACGGATTGTGTTGTGGTGCAGGCGGTGCACAAATGTTTAAAGAACCGGAGCCGGGCAACAAAGACATTAATATCGAAAGAACCGAAGAAGCCCTGAGTGAAAAACCAAATATTATCGCGACAGGTTGTCCTTTCTGTAACACGATGATGACTGATGGGGTAAAGCATTTTAATAATAATGAAGTCACTGTAAAAGATATTGCAGAATTGTTGGCAGAAGCTGAGGATCTGTAA
- a CDS encoding oligosaccharide flippase family protein: MKSLLIFISDFFKNKGHHVFFSLLIAKICGFIGSLFIIRLLPESEFGTISIVASVFFIFLAFNGLGSNQSLLRYGSINQSLTDKRALSTYLFRRGLFYQIFISSLFLLTSFFYVSKYEDILIIFLLFTVRLVGYYFLNHIQAELRISGNNKGFAIVSNVVNIVGVIALLILSYFFGIYGYLIAVAFTPFLALLWYKKENLNSLPPKFIFTKKELWNFGLNAAGTALLSDALFSADVLMLSFLLNETAVASYKVGLLIPLNITFLAASFMQSDYPKLAKYSKDKIFLKNYLFNYYKLFIPIAILIFITGLFFKVEILDLFFSAKYAESQMIFIIFLGAFCANMLLRNLYGNLLSAVGMMKMNTIISVLTLILLVIFSFIFVSKYGVTGMAVSLSLSMFFGGIMLAFSFYLYWKDLK; encoded by the coding sequence TTGAAAAGTTTATTAATTTTTATTAGCGATTTTTTTAAGAATAAAGGACATCATGTTTTCTTTTCACTTCTTATTGCTAAAATTTGTGGATTCATTGGTTCTCTATTTATTATTCGACTTCTGCCAGAAAGTGAATTTGGAACCATCAGCATCGTTGCTTCTGTATTCTTCATTTTTTTAGCATTTAACGGTTTAGGGAGCAATCAAAGTCTTTTAAGATATGGTTCTATTAACCAAAGTCTTACCGATAAAAGAGCTCTTTCGACCTATCTTTTTCGAAGAGGTTTGTTTTATCAGATTTTTATTAGTTCCCTCTTTTTACTTACAAGTTTTTTTTACGTCAGTAAATACGAAGATATCTTAATTATATTTTTATTATTTACAGTCAGACTGGTTGGATATTATTTCTTAAACCATATTCAGGCGGAATTAAGAATTTCCGGAAATAATAAAGGCTTTGCTATAGTAAGTAATGTCGTAAATATAGTGGGTGTAATTGCGTTATTAATCTTATCCTACTTTTTTGGCATTTACGGTTATCTAATTGCTGTAGCTTTCACTCCATTTCTGGCTTTATTATGGTATAAAAAGGAAAACCTTAATTCACTACCACCGAAATTTATTTTCACCAAAAAAGAGCTTTGGAATTTTGGCCTGAATGCAGCTGGAACCGCGCTTCTTTCGGATGCCTTGTTCTCTGCCGATGTACTAATGTTAAGTTTTTTACTGAACGAGACTGCAGTTGCAAGTTATAAAGTTGGACTTCTTATTCCTTTAAACATCACTTTTTTGGCGGCGTCATTTATGCAGAGCGATTACCCAAAACTGGCGAAATACAGCAAGGATAAAATATTTTTGAAAAACTATCTGTTTAATTATTATAAATTATTTATCCCGATCGCGATCCTTATTTTTATTACGGGTTTATTTTTTAAAGTCGAAATACTGGATTTATTTTTCAGCGCTAAATATGCGGAAAGTCAAATGATCTTTATCATATTTTTAGGGGCATTCTGCGCAAATATGCTATTAAGGAATTTGTACGGAAATCTTTTGTCAGCCGTCGGAATGATGAAAATGAATACCATTATTTCTGTTTTAACTTTAATTTTATTGGTGATTTTCTCCTTTATTTTTGTTTCTAAATACGGGGTGACCGGAATGGCCGTCAGTTTGTCGTTAAGTATGTTTTTTGGGGGAATAATGCTGGCTTTCTCTTTTTATCTGTATTGGAAAGATTTAAAATAA
- a CDS encoding MlaD family protein yields the protein MKFTKEIKAGLIALLAIIGFVFLFQFMKGKSLFTTDNVFFAKFDNVEGLAASNPVSINGLRVGQVDDIIPVTEKDGKIHFVVKVIVDDNFEFSKKSTLEIFEPGLMSGKEMRINLAYGQPYAKDGDTLSGQFTLSMLNNISSQVGPVKDQLQVVLKRVDSLTNNANKIFDDQNREEIRALLSNLNRTVASFEGTSKQTNTLLTNNDPRIQKMLENANLATISARTAIDKYGKVADEVDVQKLNNTIDKLSMTADKLNGVISGIQDGKGSLGKLTQDEELYKNLNQSAENLNNLVEDLKANPKRYLNFSVFGKNTAKD from the coding sequence GTGAAATTCACAAAAGAAATAAAAGCAGGACTTATCGCACTTTTAGCCATTATTGGCTTCGTTTTCTTATTCCAGTTTATGAAGGGCAAAAGCCTTTTTACGACCGATAATGTTTTCTTTGCAAAGTTTGATAATGTTGAAGGCTTAGCCGCTTCTAATCCGGTTTCGATTAATGGTTTACGTGTCGGTCAGGTTGATGACATTATTCCTGTCACCGAAAAAGACGGCAAAATTCATTTTGTTGTTAAAGTAATTGTTGATGACAACTTCGAGTTTTCAAAAAAATCAACCCTCGAAATTTTTGAACCTGGTTTAATGTCAGGGAAAGAGATGCGAATCAATTTAGCCTATGGTCAACCTTATGCTAAAGATGGCGATACCCTTTCCGGACAATTTACCCTTTCAATGCTGAATAATATTTCTTCTCAGGTTGGGCCTGTGAAAGATCAGCTTCAGGTAGTTCTAAAAAGAGTGGATTCATTGACGAATAACGCAAATAAAATATTTGATGATCAAAACCGTGAAGAAATTCGTGCTTTATTGAGCAATCTGAACAGAACAGTTGCTTCATTTGAAGGAACTTCTAAACAGACTAACACGCTTTTGACCAACAATGATCCCCGTATTCAGAAAATGTTAGAGAATGCTAATTTAGCAACCATTAGCGCAAGAACTGCGATTGACAAGTACGGTAAAGTTGCAGACGAAGTTGATGTGCAGAAATTAAACAACACCATTGATAAATTAAGTATGACTGCCGATAAATTAAACGGTGTTATTAGTGGCATACAAGATGGCAAAGGAAGTCTTGGTAAATTGACGCAAGATGAGGAACTTTACAAAAATCTAAATCAATCTGCCGAAAACCTGAATAATTTGGTCGAAGATTTAAAAGCGAACCCGAAAAGATATCTTAACTTCTCGGTCTTCGGAAAGAATACAGCTAAAGACTAA
- a CDS encoding FixH family protein, with translation MFKKFTWGHGVAVALGSFILFILFMVLVFPNGQQGSELVSDNYYEDELVYQEVIDGKNNADQLPQKPQYNQSPTGIKIDFPSTIVADENKVHFDLFRTDDANLDVKKDLTLDGTKSFTIPKQVISKGSYTLKVKWKQNKKPYQIDYDVLWK, from the coding sequence ATGTTTAAAAAATTCACGTGGGGCCACGGTGTTGCCGTCGCTTTAGGTTCATTTATATTGTTTATTCTATTCATGGTTTTGGTCTTTCCAAACGGGCAGCAAGGCTCGGAATTGGTATCCGATAATTACTATGAAGATGAATTGGTTTACCAGGAAGTGATTGATGGTAAAAATAATGCCGACCAACTCCCTCAGAAACCACAATACAATCAATCTCCAACAGGAATAAAAATCGATTTCCCATCAACCATCGTCGCAGATGAGAACAAGGTTCATTTTGATCTTTTCCGTACAGATGATGCTAATTTAGATGTTAAAAAAGACCTTACTTTAGATGGAACTAAGTCCTTCACGATACCGAAACAGGTGATTTCTAAAGGATCTTATACTTTAAAAGTAAAATGGAAACAGAATAAAAAACCGTATCAAATCGATTACGACGTTTTATGGAAGTAG
- a CDS encoding glycosyltransferase family 4 protein, whose protein sequence is MRYKILFISSWFPNKIEPTNGNFVQRHAEAVSILHDVEVLHAIGDSSQVQKYIFEDNMINGLRTLTVYYKSTPNPALNFARRMKAYKKGFSKMRRPDLVHANILQKSMLFAVYLKKKYKIPFVVTEHWSGFLKMNRNKLPRSEFHIAKVIGKNADYILPVSQFLLKDLKDMRIATKMEVVSNVVNTDLFHVKTSENERFIFLHISNLVDIKNPDKIINATLRLKKEFNDFELHIGGDGDINRLNEIINRNNAKEFIKTFPTLDLNAVAAKMRASECFILFSDYENFPCVLLESLSVGTPVIATNVGGIPEIVNEKNGILISKSEEELCKAMKKVLVNQITFETPENLHQYVEDHFSMETISKNFDEIYGRILR, encoded by the coding sequence ATGCGCTATAAAATTCTTTTTATTTCCTCCTGGTTTCCTAATAAAATTGAACCAACGAATGGAAATTTTGTACAACGACACGCCGAGGCAGTGTCGATTTTGCATGATGTAGAAGTCCTTCACGCAATCGGAGATTCTTCACAAGTTCAAAAATATATTTTCGAGGACAACATGATTAACGGTCTTAGAACTTTAACAGTTTATTATAAATCGACCCCAAATCCTGCTCTTAATTTTGCACGCCGGATGAAAGCCTACAAAAAAGGATTTTCAAAGATGCGGAGGCCTGATTTGGTGCATGCCAATATTCTTCAGAAGTCTATGCTCTTTGCAGTTTATTTAAAAAAGAAATATAAAATTCCTTTTGTTGTAACAGAACATTGGTCAGGATTTTTAAAAATGAACCGAAATAAACTTCCCCGATCAGAATTCCACATTGCAAAGGTGATTGGTAAAAACGCTGATTATATTTTGCCCGTAAGCCAATTTCTTTTGAAAGATTTAAAGGATATGCGTATCGCTACAAAAATGGAAGTCGTAAGCAACGTGGTGAATACCGACCTCTTTCATGTAAAAACCTCTGAAAATGAAAGGTTTATTTTCTTGCATATTTCCAATCTGGTTGACATAAAAAACCCGGATAAAATTATAAATGCGACGCTTAGGTTAAAGAAAGAATTTAATGATTTTGAGTTGCATATTGGCGGAGATGGTGATATCAATCGTTTAAATGAGATTATAAATAGAAATAATGCGAAAGAATTTATAAAGACTTTTCCGACCTTGGATTTAAATGCCGTCGCAGCAAAAATGAGAGCCAGCGAATGCTTCATTTTATTTAGTGATTATGAAAATTTTCCGTGCGTTTTACTGGAGTCTCTCTCCGTTGGAACACCAGTCATTGCAACAAATGTGGGAGGAATTCCTGAAATTGTTAATGAGAAAAATGGAATACTTATTTCGAAGTCGGAAGAGGAGTTATGCAAGGCAATGAAAAAAGTTCTTGTCAATCAAATCACTTTCGAAACCCCCGAAAATCTACATCAGTATGTCGAAGATCATTTTTCAATGGAGACCATTTCCAAAAATTTCGATGAAATTTATGGTCGGATTTTACGTTGA
- a CDS encoding (Fe-S)-binding protein: MQYIDNIIFFIAMVVGFGLFFKSLKEIYRNILLGKKIDRSDQKAERWGIMARVALGQSKMVKRPIAGILHIFVYVGFVIINIELIEIIVDGIFGTHRFLAGILGDSLYSFFTATLEVLALLVVIAVVLFFIRRNFYGIKRFTMKELFGWPKHDANWILVIEFALMMAFFTMNSSDWVLQQRQVLAAHGSFPISANILGPLFQNFSDNALIFTERGAWWFHFIGILFFMNYLYYSKHLHILLAFPNTWFANLKPKGQFTNLDSVTKEIKLMMDPNADPYAAAPEADPNEVPEKFGASDIFDLNRVQLMNAYSCTECGRCTSVCPANITGKKLSPRKIMMDTRDRIEEVGRNINKNGKFVDDGKKLLDDHIQREELWACTTCNACVEACPILIDPLSIIVEMRRFLVMEQSAAPQELNQMMTNIENNAAPWQYNQADRLKWATEN, from the coding sequence ATGCAGTATATTGACAATATTATCTTCTTCATTGCCATGGTGGTGGGATTTGGACTTTTCTTTAAAAGTTTAAAGGAAATCTATCGAAATATTCTATTGGGCAAAAAAATCGACAGATCTGATCAAAAAGCAGAGCGTTGGGGAATCATGGCCCGTGTTGCTCTGGGTCAAAGCAAAATGGTTAAAAGACCAATTGCAGGTATACTACATATTTTTGTATATGTCGGCTTTGTAATTATTAATATTGAATTAATTGAGATCATCGTTGATGGAATTTTCGGAACACACCGGTTTTTAGCTGGAATTCTAGGAGATTCGCTTTACAGTTTTTTCACTGCGACTTTAGAAGTTTTAGCACTTTTAGTCGTGATTGCAGTTGTGCTCTTTTTCATCCGAAGAAATTTCTACGGCATCAAACGTTTTACCATGAAGGAATTGTTTGGGTGGCCAAAACATGACGCGAACTGGATTTTGGTGATCGAGTTTGCATTAATGATGGCATTTTTCACCATGAACTCATCCGATTGGGTTTTACAGCAAAGACAAGTATTGGCTGCCCATGGAAGCTTTCCAATATCTGCGAATATATTAGGACCATTATTCCAAAACTTTAGCGATAATGCTTTAATCTTTACAGAAAGAGGCGCTTGGTGGTTTCATTTTATAGGGATTTTATTCTTCATGAATTATCTGTATTACTCGAAACACCTTCATATTCTTTTGGCTTTTCCAAATACATGGTTTGCCAACCTGAAGCCTAAAGGGCAATTTACCAATTTAGATTCCGTAACCAAGGAAATTAAATTGATGATGGATCCAAATGCTGATCCTTACGCAGCAGCACCGGAAGCAGATCCAAACGAAGTACCGGAGAAATTTGGTGCGAGTGATATTTTTGATCTGAATCGCGTACAGTTAATGAATGCATATTCGTGTACGGAATGTGGAAGATGTACTTCGGTATGTCCGGCAAATATCACAGGTAAGAAACTGTCTCCACGAAAAATTATGATGGATACCCGTGACCGTATTGAGGAAGTGGGCAGAAACATCAACAAAAATGGAAAGTTTGTAGATGACGGTAAAAAATTGCTGGATGATCATATTCAGAGAGAAGAACTTTGGGCCTGTACCACTTGTAACGCTTGTGTAGAAGCTTGTCCTATATTGATTGATCCGCTTTCTATTATTGTAGAAATGCGTAGATTCTTAGTGATGGAGCAGTCTGCGGCACCACAGGAATTAAATCAAATGATGACCAACATCGAAAACAATGCTGCTCCATGGCAGTATAACCAAGCCGACCGTTTGAAGTGGGCAACTGAAAATTAA
- a CDS encoding sulfite exporter TauE/SafE family protein, whose product MEVALIISALGLGFASGFHCIGMCGPIALSMGLTKKQATNFYLQNLTYQFGRIATYSLLGAILGIVGQGFQMVGFQQYLTIGVGVILIMMAIFSFGGKDFASKIPFLSTFLLKVKLNLSKLLQKADYRSRFATGILNGFLPCGMVYMALTASLAAGGIWQSAVFMSLFGLGTLPFMFFVVLLGNLMTTALRIKILKFVPVMMIILGGLFIVRGLEIGIPYLSPKKAAMQINHNNSKDHQEGNHESCH is encoded by the coding sequence ATGGAAGTAGCATTAATCATATCAGCACTTGGATTAGGGTTCGCCTCAGGCTTTCACTGTATAGGCATGTGCGGACCTATTGCCCTTTCCATGGGTTTAACCAAAAAACAGGCTACTAATTTTTACCTGCAAAACCTTACCTACCAATTTGGCCGTATTGCAACTTATTCTTTGTTAGGTGCTATTTTAGGCATCGTTGGTCAGGGATTTCAAATGGTGGGATTTCAACAGTATCTGACCATAGGCGTGGGGGTAATTTTAATTATGATGGCGATTTTTTCCTTTGGCGGAAAAGATTTCGCTTCCAAAATTCCTTTTCTCTCTACTTTTTTATTAAAAGTAAAATTAAACCTGTCCAAACTCTTGCAGAAAGCAGATTACCGTTCCAGATTTGCTACAGGAATTCTAAATGGATTTCTACCCTGCGGAATGGTTTACATGGCCTTGACTGCCAGTTTAGCAGCGGGCGGAATATGGCAAAGTGCGGTATTTATGAGTCTCTTCGGCTTGGGAACATTGCCGTTTATGTTTTTTGTGGTCTTGCTGGGGAATTTAATGACGACTGCTTTAAGAATAAAAATATTGAAGTTTGTTCCGGTTATGATGATCATCCTCGGCGGTTTATTCATTGTCCGCGGGCTTGAGATTGGGATTCCATACTTATCGCCAAAAAAAGCTGCAATGCAGATCAATCACAATAATTCTAAAGATCATCAGGAAGGCAATCACGAAAGTTGCCATTAA